One stretch of Solenopsis invicta isolate M01_SB chromosome 16, UNIL_Sinv_3.0, whole genome shotgun sequence DNA includes these proteins:
- the LOC105206598 gene encoding uncharacterized protein LOC105206598 — MKMAYAPLSKLVSMDAMPSICPNSMKKPTLSEVLQSEPVKRLFNQPNIIVRTFPFKSIAEYDKNMFWHKKNGVNSIQNFTKPSGISILPVRTADEEKEDANLLPSKIEHKKSEIALFPIEMKPCGHYEQCESIVCDVTLQQYVDKDGVSPMLALSIEEDEINAPVGKHCGNEHCDALSIDHNRCRRALIKLHRCDKTLVCDICGITFKRWKSRTCHRNCTRKEKYVHNNVDRSHLQKERMRMRELQIIEIAKMKKRNYLDPDKAMETLRKNKELIIIPQKVSSQRPIVITTSVPSTQVTGSKLTNAQPIKINSQLTKATNILGSVPLMSSLQNTTVSNKTFCLGNEVKSISKIRFPMQQQNSQLGSASIPIPAAVQTQIQVSAPTSVSSSASSLTAAPKISVPTLALTLTPTSVSAPVSASAPTKVQTLTLTLAPSSASTPVSASTPVSASTPVLASTPVLASTSVPTLTLALAPTPSSIPALTPTSIPTVVTTSASTPVIPQHKQFIRLAVSPQATTAQSILNNFIVSPSNIITTTSVQSKTFLAPIRVVPIKNLISPPSLLHRTQGIPRFCIVAENVVTPSVTTPNSPSVQSAAANVDNMKVTNANANVKTTSANANVKITNVKATNINTDLKANTSNSVRNPKVRKTSKLMKQKKSFFCVYCSKNFTTEWYFKLHIARHENAELFFCRFCEESFCNKYHLKKHITNQHIGQKTLACDKCNYTCLSIVSFKNHLQTHVTRNKADKSKKERKLELSEDETSDKSNDKKRIKREDVSNNETSLLIEKHNKELPTIKIDGNAKTKGFNFVSVKEIVEPENFEQESAITSR; from the exons ATGAAGATGGCATACGCACCACTCTCCAAGCTCGTGTCCATGGACGCGATGCCCAGCATATGCCCGAACAGTATGAAAAAGCCTACCTTGTCTGAA GTGTTGCAATCAGAACCAGTGAAACGACTTTTTAATCAACCAAATATCATCGTTAGGACATTTCCTTTTAAATCAATAGCCGAGTATGACAAGAATATgttttggcataaaaaaaatggTGTGAATTCGATACAAAACTTTACAAAACCATCTGGAATATCGATACTCCCTGTTAGGACAGCAGATGAGGAAAAGGAAGATGCCAATCTTCTGCCTTCAAAAATAGAGCACAAAAAGTCTGAAATCGCTCTGTTTCCCATTGAAATGAAACCATGTGGTCACTACGAACAATGTGAAAGTATCGTTTGTGATGTTACGCTACAGCAGTATGTGGATAAAGACGGTGTGTCGCCTATGTTAGCGTTAAGCATAGAGGAAGACGAAATAAATGCGCCGGTTGGAAAACATTGCGGAAATGAACATTGTGATGCATTAAGTATCGACCATAATCGCTGTCGTCGAGCATTAATAAAACTACACAGATGTGACAAAACATTAGTGTGTGATATTTGTGGAATAACATTTAAGAGATGGAAATCTCGGACATGTCACCGGAATTGCACGAGAAAGGAGAAGTACGTTCATAACAATGTGGACAGATCTCATTTACAGAAGGAACGGATGCGAATGCGAGAACTGCAGATTATAGAAATTGCAAAAATGAAGAAACGCAATTACTTGGATCCTGACAAAGCAATGGAGACGCTGCGGAAGAACAAAGAGTTGATAATCATTCCGCAAAAAGTATCTAGTCAACGACCGATTGTCATCACGACTTCGGTACCTAGCACTCAAGTGACTGGCTCTAAGCTGACTAACGCTCAACccatcaaaattaattctcaGTTAACTAAAGCCACGAATATCCTTGGAAGTGTACCTCTTATGAGTTCATTGCAGAACACCACTGTTTCTAACAAGACATTTTGTTTAGGAAACGAAGTAAAATCGATAAGTAAAATAAGATTTCCAATGCAACAACAAAATTCTCAATTGGGGTCTGCCTCGATTCCAATTCCAGCGGCAGTTCAAACTCAAATTCAAGTTTCAGCTCCAACTTCAGTCTCATCTTCAGCTTCATCTCTAACTGCAGCTCCAAAAATTTCAGTTCCAACTCTAGCGCTAACTTTAACTCCAACTTCGGTTTCTGCTCCAGTTTCAGCTTCAGCTCCAACTAAGGTTCAAACTCTAACTCTAACTTTAGCTCCAAGCTCAGCTTCAACTCCAGTTTCAGCTTCAACTCCAGTTTCAGCTTCAACTCCAGTTTTAGCTTCAACTCCAGTTTTAGCTTCAACTTCAGTTCCAACTTTAACTCTTGCTCTAGCGCCAACTCCATCTTCAATTCCCGCTCTAACTCCGACTTCAATTCCCACTGTTGTCACTACTTCTGCATCTACTCCTGTTATACCTCAGCATAAACAATTCATTCGCCTTGCAGTTTCACCTCAAGCTACTACCGCTCAgtctatattaaataattttattgtatcacCATCAAATATTATAACGACCACATCAGTTCAGTCTAAAACGTTCCTCGCGCCGATACGTGTAGTACCTATAAAGAACTTGATAAGCCCGCCATCGTTGTTACATCGTACGCAGGGTATTCCTAGATTCTGCATAGTTGCAGAAAATGTGGTTACACCATCAGTGACCACCCCAAATTCACCGTCCGTTCAATCTGCTGCTGCAAACGTCGATAATATGAAAGTCACCAATGCAAACGCGAATGTAAAAACCACCAGTGCAAACGCGAATGTAAAAATCACCAATGTAAAAGCCACTAATATAAACACAGATTTAAAAGCAAATACCTCGAATTCGGTACGTAATCCGAAAGTGCGTAAAAcatcaaaattaatgaaacagAAGAAAAGTTTCTTCTGCGTTTACTGCTCGAAAAATTTTACTACTGAGTGGTATTTCAAGCTACACATCGCAAGGCACGAAAACGCGGAGCTTTTTTTCTGTCGTTTTTGTGAGGAATCCTTTTGCAATAAGTATCACTTGAAAAAACATATAACTAATCAACACATCGGCCAGAAGACACTTGCGTGCGACAAATGCAACTATACTTGCTTGTCAATTGTTTCCTTCAAAAACCACCTTCAAACGCATGTGACGCGTAATAAAGCAGATAAGtcgaaaaaagaaagaaagctaGAACTTTCGGAAGATGAAACGAGCGATAAGTCAAATgacaaaaagagaataaaacGCGAAGATGTATCCAATAATGAGACATCTCTGCTTATCGAGAAACATAATAAAGAATTACCGACGATTAAAATAGATGGTAATGCAAAGACGAAAGGATTTAATTTCGTTTCCGTAAAAGAAATTGTCGAGCCTGAAAATTTTGAGCAAGAATCTGCTATTACATCGAGATGA